In Scleropages formosus chromosome 10, fSclFor1.1, whole genome shotgun sequence, a single genomic region encodes these proteins:
- the LOC114911665 gene encoding von Willebrand factor A domain-containing protein 5A-like, translated as MLELIGLQKADGSWDLHKSLTSILGKKEEEVTKASPGKPEFSSVWATVLAVLWLHGHKAESRDEWQFVATKAMTWVRAQSGFDLTEFLAAGNSFLGLQVKL; from the exons ATGTTGGAGCTGATTGGTCTGCAGAAGGCTGATGGGTCCTGGGACCTCCACAAATCCCTGACTTCCATCCTAGggaagaaggaagaggaagtgACCAAAGCATCACCTGGAAAG CCTGAGTTTTCTTCAGTCTGGGCCACAGTGTTGGCAGTTCTATGGCTACATGGACATAAGGCTGAATCCAGGGATGAGTGGCAGTTTGTGGCTACAAAAGCAATGACCTGGGTCAGAGCTCAGTCAG GGTTTGATTTGACAGAGTTTTTAGCAGCTGGGAATTCCTTCCTTGGTCTCCAGGTGAAGCTGTAG
- the LOC114911703 gene encoding von Willebrand factor A domain-containing protein 5A-like, translating into MNNIKRIINCLFQLFVFTDGEVGNTKAVVDLVKRHAHSHRCFTFGIGEGASSALVNGMAEGGSGHPQFITGSERMQPKVMQSLQFALHPVAKDIAIKWNVAAGMTVNPLSPPVNMLFNLQRVIQYFQLTEQNASNISGSVSLHYTVEDKALENKLGFSMKPKTDGSMLLHRLGARKAIVDLEGKVREGDDKSAKERAVELSIQSGVSSSYTAFIGVNRDNKEPVQGPLLRRNIPVCQPMMLKRCKVQRGMLCSAVLFDKKCRKPAPQALRCMNSPRPPFMQQEDFGRVEYQSARSVGFKVRSIRF; encoded by the exons ATGAACAACATCAAACGGATTATTAATTGTCTCtttcagctgtttgtgtttACAGATGGGGAAGTAGGAAATACCAAAGCTGTTGTTGACCTGGTTAAGAGACATGCTCACTCTCACAG GTGCTTCACCTTTGGCATTGGGGAGGGGGCCAGCAGTGCACTGGTGAATGGCATGGCTGAGGGAGGCTCTGGACACCCACAGTTCATCACTGGATCGGAGAGAATGCAGCCCAAG GTTATGCAGTCTCTTCAGTTTGCCTTGCATCCTGTGGCAAAAGACATTGCAATAAAGTGGAATGTTGCAGCTGGGATGACTGTAAATCCACTTTCACCTCCTGTTAACATGCTCTTCAACCTTCAGAGAGTCATACAATACTTCCAGCTAACAGAACAG AATGCTAGTAATATCTCAGGCTCAGTGAGTCTCCATTACACTGTGGAAGATAAAGCTTTGGAGAACAAACTCGGCTTTAGTATGAAGCCTAAGACTGATGGCAG CATGCTGCTGCACAGACTGGGGGCCCGAAAAGCCATTGTGGACCTGGAAGggaaggtgagagagggagatgacAAGAGTGCGAAAGAGAGAGCAGTAGAGCTGAGCATCCAGTCAGGAGTGAGCTCCTCCTACACTGCGTTCATTGGAGTCAACAGGGACAACAAGGAGCCGGTCCAGGGGCCCCTACTGCGCAGAAACATACCTGTTTGTCAGCCTATGATGCTCAAGA GGTGTAAAGTTCAACGTGGGATGTTATGTTCGG CTGTGCTTTTCGATAAAAAGTGCAGGAAACCTGCGCCTCAAGCCTTGAGATGCATGAACT CTCCAAGGCCTCCATTCATGCAACAGG AAGATTTCGGTAGAGTCGAGTATCAGTCTGCAAGATCCGTAGGCTTTAAGGTAAGAAGCATACGTTTTTAA